Proteins encoded by one window of Ulvibacter sp. MAR_2010_11:
- a CDS encoding polyprenol monophosphomannose synthase: protein MSKAVVVIPTYNEIENIERLIRNIFSLQRAFDILVVDDNSPDGTAQAVTNLFETFPNRLNILERKGKMGLGTAYIAGFKWALARDYDYVFEMDADFSHNPNDLIRLYNTCSKEGADLAIGSRYVKGVNVVNWPMSRVLLSWLASIYVRFVTGMNIYDTTAGFVCYKRAVLEKINLEKIQFVGYAFQIEMKFKAHLHKFKITEIPVVFTDRTRGESKMSGGIISEAIFGVIKMKFKSLFKGYEI, encoded by the coding sequence ATGTCCAAAGCGGTGGTGGTAATACCCACTTACAATGAAATTGAGAACATCGAACGCCTAATTCGCAATATCTTTTCGTTACAGCGAGCGTTCGATATTCTTGTGGTGGACGATAACTCGCCGGATGGAACCGCACAGGCCGTTACCAATTTGTTCGAGACGTTTCCTAACAGACTGAATATACTGGAAAGAAAAGGGAAAATGGGACTGGGGACAGCTTACATTGCAGGATTTAAATGGGCTTTGGCACGGGATTACGACTATGTTTTCGAAATGGACGCCGATTTCTCGCACAATCCCAACGATTTAATAAGATTGTACAATACGTGTTCTAAAGAGGGTGCAGATCTGGCAATTGGTTCTCGTTATGTCAAAGGAGTAAATGTAGTGAACTGGCCCATGAGTAGAGTGTTGTTGTCGTGGCTGGCTTCAATATATGTACGTTTTGTCACAGGAATGAATATTTACGATACAACTGCCGGATTTGTGTGTTACAAGCGCGCAGTATTGGAAAAAATAAATCTTGAGAAAATACAGTTTGTAGGGTATGCGTTTCAGATTGAAATGAAATTTAAGGCGCACCTGCACAAATTTAAAATTACTGAAATACCCGTGGTTTTTACAGATAGAACCAGAGGTGAATCAAAAATGAGCGGGGGGATTATTTCCGAAGCTATCTTCGGAGTGATAAAAATGAAGTTTAAAAGTCTGTTTAAAGGGTACGAAATTTAA
- the leuS gene encoding leucine--tRNA ligase, whose amino-acid sequence MSKYHFNDIEAKWQKYWAENQTFNAENKSDKPKYYVLDMFPYPSGAGLHVGHPLGYIASDIYARYKRHKGFNVLHPQGYDSFGLPAEQYAIQTGQHPRKTTDENIARYREQLDKIGFSFDWSREVRTSDPHYYKWTQWIFMQLFESWYCKKYEKAMPISELVKLFSEEGNARINAECETNTTEFSADEWNSFSEERKEKILLKYRLTYLAETEVNWCPQLGTVLANDEIVNGVSERGGFPVIRKRMMQWSMRITAYAQRLLDGLDTIDWPQPLKDSQTNWIGRSKGASVHFKLKDHDGSIEVFTTRPDTIYGVSFMTLAPEHELVDRITTMEQRFEVSKYIEATAKRSERERMADVKTISGVFTGAYAIHPFSGEVIPIWIGDYVLAGYGTGAVMSVPCGDQRDYDFAKHFNIPIPNIFEGVDISEEAFSDKDTSIIANSDFLNGLNYAEATQKAIEALEAKNAGEGKINYRLRDAVFSRQRYWGEPFPVYYKNGLPKLIDAKHLPLTLPEVEKYLPTEDGEPPLGRADVWAWDAKQFKVVSNQLIDNETVFPLELNTMPGWAGSSCYMFRYMDPHNTKALASKAAMEYWENVDLYVGGSEHATGHLLYSRFWVKFLFDRGFLPVEEPFKKLINQGMILGESAFVHRLEGENVFVSKSKISGRATQPIHADVSFVNLQNELDINAFKNWREDYKDAEFITEDDGTFKVSREVEKMSKSKYNVVNPDSICKDYGADTLRMYEMFLGPLEQAKPWNTAGITGVHSFLKKLWKLYHTGPDESFGFSYEAPTKNNLKTLHKTIKKVQEDIENFSFNTSVSTFMIAVNELTTQKCTTKDILEPLAILISPYAPHIAEELWEKLGHRESISTAAFPKFDASHLVENTKEYPVSFNGKMRFTLELPLDLSKDDIEAAVMSHEKTAHYLEGRTPKKIIIVPGKIVNIVG is encoded by the coding sequence ATGAGCAAATATCATTTTAACGATATAGAGGCCAAATGGCAAAAGTATTGGGCTGAAAACCAAACTTTTAATGCTGAAAATAAAAGCGACAAGCCCAAATACTATGTCTTAGACATGTTTCCGTATCCTTCGGGCGCCGGTTTGCATGTGGGACATCCACTGGGCTATATTGCCAGTGATATTTATGCGCGATACAAACGTCACAAAGGCTTTAATGTATTACATCCTCAGGGGTATGATTCTTTCGGACTCCCGGCCGAACAATACGCCATTCAAACAGGGCAGCATCCCCGCAAAACCACCGATGAAAACATAGCCCGATATCGCGAGCAACTCGATAAAATAGGGTTTTCTTTCGATTGGAGCCGGGAAGTACGTACTTCCGATCCGCATTATTACAAGTGGACCCAATGGATTTTTATGCAGCTTTTCGAAAGCTGGTATTGTAAAAAATACGAAAAGGCCATGCCAATTTCCGAATTGGTGAAATTGTTTTCTGAAGAAGGAAATGCCAGAATTAACGCCGAATGTGAAACCAATACCACCGAATTTTCGGCAGACGAATGGAATTCCTTTTCAGAAGAACGCAAGGAAAAAATACTGCTAAAATACCGTCTTACCTACCTGGCTGAAACCGAAGTGAATTGGTGTCCTCAACTGGGAACCGTTCTTGCAAACGATGAGATTGTAAACGGGGTTTCAGAGCGTGGCGGATTTCCGGTAATTCGCAAGCGGATGATGCAGTGGAGTATGCGAATTACTGCCTATGCCCAACGTTTGCTCGACGGACTCGATACCATAGACTGGCCACAACCATTAAAGGATTCACAAACCAACTGGATTGGTCGGTCAAAAGGCGCTTCGGTACATTTTAAATTGAAGGATCACGACGGAAGCATTGAAGTGTTCACCACCCGTCCCGATACTATTTATGGGGTGAGTTTTATGACGCTGGCACCCGAACACGAATTGGTAGACCGAATCACTACCATGGAACAGCGTTTTGAAGTGTCAAAATACATTGAAGCTACAGCCAAGCGAAGTGAACGCGAACGTATGGCAGATGTAAAAACTATTAGCGGAGTGTTTACCGGAGCCTATGCCATTCATCCTTTTAGCGGAGAAGTCATTCCTATCTGGATTGGTGACTATGTGTTGGCAGGCTATGGAACAGGAGCGGTGATGAGCGTTCCCTGTGGCGATCAGCGGGATTACGATTTTGCAAAGCATTTTAATATTCCAATTCCCAATATTTTTGAAGGGGTGGATATTTCTGAAGAAGCCTTTTCAGACAAAGACACTAGCATTATTGCGAATAGCGACTTCTTAAATGGTTTAAATTATGCTGAAGCGACTCAAAAAGCAATCGAAGCTCTGGAAGCCAAGAATGCAGGAGAAGGTAAAATAAACTATCGTCTGCGAGATGCAGTTTTCTCCAGACAACGCTACTGGGGAGAACCGTTCCCGGTTTATTACAAAAACGGTTTGCCGAAACTAATCGATGCGAAACATTTACCGCTAACACTTCCCGAAGTAGAAAAATACCTTCCCACCGAAGACGGCGAACCGCCTTTGGGCCGTGCCGATGTCTGGGCATGGGATGCCAAACAGTTTAAAGTTGTAAGTAATCAGTTGATAGACAATGAAACTGTTTTCCCTCTAGAACTCAATACCATGCCGGGCTGGGCAGGTTCCAGTTGCTATATGTTCCGCTATATGGATCCTCATAACACCAAAGCGTTGGCTTCGAAAGCAGCAATGGAGTATTGGGAAAACGTCGATTTGTACGTTGGGGGAAGTGAACATGCTACCGGACATTTATTGTACAGTAGATTTTGGGTAAAGTTTTTATTCGACAGAGGGTTTCTTCCTGTAGAGGAACCGTTTAAAAAGTTGATCAACCAGGGGATGATTCTGGGGGAGAGTGCGTTTGTGCATCGTTTGGAAGGTGAGAATGTATTTGTTTCAAAAAGTAAGATTTCGGGTAGAGCTACTCAGCCAATCCACGCAGATGTCTCATTTGTAAATCTTCAAAATGAACTGGATATCAACGCCTTTAAAAACTGGAGAGAAGATTATAAGGATGCCGAGTTTATTACAGAAGACGATGGCACTTTTAAAGTTTCCCGTGAGGTCGAAAAAATGTCCAAGTCTAAGTACAACGTAGTAAACCCCGATTCGATTTGTAAGGATTATGGGGCCGATACCCTGCGGATGTATGAGATGTTTTTAGGGCCTTTGGAACAAGCAAAACCATGGAATACCGCAGGAATTACAGGCGTACATAGTTTTCTGAAAAAACTGTGGAAATTATACCATACAGGGCCGGATGAGAGCTTCGGATTCTCCTACGAAGCACCCACCAAGAACAATCTAAAAACACTGCATAAAACCATTAAAAAGGTGCAGGAGGATATTGAAAACTTCAGTTTTAATACTTCGGTTTCCACTTTTATGATTGCCGTAAACGAGTTGACCACTCAAAAATGTACTACCAAAGACATTTTGGAGCCTTTGGCTATTTTAATTTCACCCTATGCACCTCATATTGCGGAAGAGTTGTGGGAGAAATTGGGTCATAGGGAAAGTATTTCAACGGCAGCGTTCCCGAAATTTGATGCAAGTCATTTGGTGGAAAATACCAAGGAATACCCTGTTTCCTTTAACGGAAAGATGCGATTTACGTTAGAATTACCTCTCGACTTGTCCAAAGATGACATAGAGGCAGCCGTGATGTCACACGAGAAAACTGCCCATTATTTGGAGGGTCGCACCCCTAAAAAGATAATTATCGTGCCCGGAAAGATTGTAAATATTGTTGGCTAA
- the pckA gene encoding phosphoenolpyruvate carboxykinase (ATP): protein MVDKNQATKTISLDQYGIKNAKVKYQLSSQELHNETLRKGQGTEASSGALAVNTGEFTGRSPKDRFIVKDDITRDKVWWGNINIPFPAPMFDALYDKVTDYLSEKDVYVRDCFACADAEHRLSIRVINEYPWSNMFAYNMFLRPTETELEQFDADWLIVNAPGFMADPEVDGTRQHNFAILNFTKKIALIGGTGYTGEIKKGIFSALNFILPVDKNTMPMHCSANVGDNGETAVFFGLSGTGKTTLSADPDRRLIGDDEHGWTAENTIFNFEGGCYAKVINLSEENEPDIYHAIKPGAILENVIMDENGVVDFADTSITQNTRVSYPIYHIDNIQEPSIGHNPKNIFFLTADAFGVLPPISKLTPGQAAYHFISGYTAKVAGTEEGINEPTPNFSACFGAPFMPLHPTKYGEMLSKKMKNAGVNVWLINTGWTGGPYGVGSRMKLKFTRAMITAALNNQLEDVQYVQHPIFGLQVPQTCPNVPSEVLNPKDTWKNQKAYDIQAQELATSFKDNFKKFEEFANDEILSGAPNGK, encoded by the coding sequence ATGGTCGATAAAAACCAAGCTACAAAAACAATTTCGTTGGATCAATACGGAATTAAGAATGCAAAAGTTAAGTATCAATTATCTTCACAAGAACTTCATAACGAAACACTACGGAAAGGACAGGGGACAGAAGCAAGCAGCGGGGCATTAGCGGTGAATACCGGCGAGTTTACCGGTAGGTCACCCAAGGACAGATTTATAGTTAAAGACGATATTACCCGTGATAAAGTGTGGTGGGGAAATATAAATATTCCCTTTCCTGCGCCTATGTTCGATGCATTATACGACAAGGTGACGGACTATCTTTCTGAAAAGGATGTCTATGTACGTGACTGTTTCGCCTGCGCCGATGCGGAGCATCGCTTAAGCATTCGTGTTATAAACGAATATCCCTGGTCTAACATGTTTGCATATAATATGTTTTTGCGACCGACGGAGACCGAATTGGAGCAGTTTGATGCAGATTGGTTGATAGTAAATGCACCCGGATTTATGGCAGATCCTGAAGTAGACGGAACGCGTCAGCACAATTTTGCCATTCTAAACTTTACAAAAAAAATCGCCTTGATTGGTGGTACAGGATATACCGGAGAAATTAAGAAAGGAATTTTTTCTGCGCTTAATTTTATCCTTCCGGTCGATAAGAATACCATGCCGATGCACTGTTCGGCCAATGTGGGGGATAACGGGGAAACTGCTGTTTTCTTCGGACTTTCGGGAACAGGGAAAACAACGCTTTCGGCCGATCCCGATAGAAGACTTATTGGTGATGACGAACACGGCTGGACGGCAGAGAATACCATTTTCAATTTTGAAGGAGGTTGTTACGCCAAGGTGATAAACCTTTCAGAAGAAAACGAACCCGATATCTATCACGCCATTAAACCGGGTGCTATTTTGGAAAATGTGATCATGGATGAGAATGGAGTCGTAGATTTCGCCGACACCTCCATCACTCAGAATACTCGTGTTAGCTATCCTATTTATCATATAGACAACATTCAGGAGCCTTCAATTGGGCACAATCCTAAAAATATTTTCTTTTTAACAGCCGATGCCTTTGGGGTATTACCTCCAATTTCTAAGTTAACACCCGGGCAGGCGGCCTATCACTTTATTAGTGGATATACCGCCAAGGTAGCAGGAACCGAAGAAGGTATAAACGAGCCCACGCCTAATTTTTCGGCCTGTTTTGGAGCGCCTTTTATGCCGTTGCATCCTACCAAATACGGGGAGATGTTGAGCAAGAAGATGAAAAATGCAGGCGTGAATGTCTGGTTAATAAATACAGGTTGGACCGGTGGTCCTTACGGTGTTGGATCACGTATGAAGTTAAAGTTTACGCGCGCCATGATTACTGCTGCACTTAACAACCAACTGGAAGATGTACAATATGTGCAGCATCCTATTTTTGGTCTGCAGGTACCGCAAACTTGTCCCAATGTCCCGAGTGAGGTTTTAAATCCGAAGGACACCTGGAAAAATCAGAAAGCCTACGATATTCAGGCGCAAGAATTGGCTACTTCGTTTAAAGACAATTTCAAAAAGTTTGAAGAGTTTGCCAACGACGAAATTTTGTCGGGAGCTCCCAATGGAAAATAA
- a CDS encoding DUF423 domain-containing protein, which yields MENIDKKIVVTASVLAAVTIALGAFGAHGLKELIDTKALETFETGVRYQMYHVLALLIVGFANGIPMTTKKWVFRFFGFGILLFSGSLYFLALQDVLSFSMTFLGPVTPIGGLLFILGWLRLVYGLLTIK from the coding sequence ATGGAAAATATCGATAAAAAAATTGTGGTAACCGCATCGGTTTTGGCGGCAGTGACTATTGCACTTGGTGCCTTTGGAGCACACGGTTTGAAGGAATTAATTGACACAAAGGCCTTAGAGACTTTCGAAACCGGAGTTCGATATCAGATGTATCATGTTTTGGCCCTGCTAATTGTAGGATTTGCAAACGGAATTCCTATGACCACCAAAAAATGGGTTTTTCGCTTTTTTGGCTTCGGAATTCTTTTGTTTTCGGGCTCGCTTTATTTTCTAGCGTTACAAGATGTGCTCTCATTTTCGATGACATTTTTAGGTCCGGTGACACCAATCGGGGGCTTGTTGTTTATCTTGGGTTGGTTGCGATTGGTCTATGGTTTATTAACAATCAAGTAG
- a CDS encoding uroporphyrinogen-III synthase produces MKVKTILVSQPEPKVENSPYFDLIEKQKVKIDFRPFIHVEGVSGKDVRNQKVDLTKYTAIILNSRNSVDHFFRIAEELRFKVPDTMKYFCQSEAVAFYLQKYVVYRKRKIYVGKRTFTELSPLIKKYKNEKFLLPSSDKLKPEIPSVLNDLAVDWKQATFYKTVVSDLSDLRDVYYDILVFFSPSGIESLLQNFPDFKQNETRIAVFGNTTVKAATESGLRVDIQAPTPETPSMTMALEKYIKEVNKK; encoded by the coding sequence ATGAAAGTGAAAACTATTTTAGTTTCTCAACCTGAACCTAAGGTTGAAAATTCTCCTTATTTCGATTTAATTGAAAAACAAAAAGTAAAGATAGATTTCAGGCCTTTTATTCATGTTGAAGGTGTTTCAGGTAAAGATGTACGTAATCAAAAAGTTGATTTAACAAAGTACACGGCCATCATTTTAAACAGCAGAAACTCTGTCGATCACTTTTTCAGAATTGCAGAAGAACTTCGATTTAAGGTGCCAGATACCATGAAGTATTTTTGTCAGAGTGAAGCCGTGGCGTTTTACCTTCAGAAATATGTAGTGTATAGAAAACGAAAAATCTATGTGGGAAAAAGAACCTTTACCGAACTTTCCCCGCTCATAAAAAAATACAAAAACGAAAAATTCCTACTACCTTCTTCCGATAAGTTAAAGCCTGAAATTCCATCAGTCCTCAACGATTTGGCTGTAGATTGGAAGCAGGCTACTTTCTATAAAACTGTGGTAAGTGACTTGTCCGATTTACGCGATGTGTATTACGATATTTTGGTGTTTTTCAGCCCTAGCGGAATTGAATCCTTACTGCAAAATTTCCCCGATTTCAAACAAAACGAAACCCGTATTGCGGTCTTTGGAAATACTACTGTAAAAGCCGCGACCGAAAGTGGATTGCGAGTAGACATTCAGGCTCCTACGCCCGAAACTCCATCCATGACCATGGCTTTAGAAAAATACATCAAAGAAGTTAACAAGAAATAA
- a CDS encoding saccharopine dehydrogenase family protein — MRHILIIGAGRSATSLIQYLLDKSEAEELFITIGDISIGNAQKFTDGHPNCRGILLDVFNEAQRRKAVDDSDLVISMLPARFHIEVAKDCIEFGKHLVTASYVSDQMQLLDVKAKAKGLVFMNEIGLDPGIDHMSAMQVIDRIRAEGGKMLLFESFTGGLIAPESDDNLWHYKFTWNPRNVILAGQGGAAEFIQEGTYKYIPYHRLFRRTEFLDVEGHGRFEGYANRNSLKYRKIYGLENILTLYRGTIRHLGFSKAWNMFVQLGMTDDSYIIPNSENLTYRGFVNLFLPYSPTDSVELKMRHNLKIDQDDLMWGKLEELDIFNAEKKIGIKDATPALALQRILEDKWTLQKHDKDMIVMYHKFGYELNGEKKQIDSTMVIKGDDQVQTAMAKTVGLPVAIAALKILNEEITTPGVLLPIAKEVYEPILKELESFGITFNEKHVPYMGYNPNNVSG, encoded by the coding sequence ATGAGACACATTTTGATTATTGGCGCAGGTCGCTCTGCCACGAGTTTAATTCAGTATTTACTAGACAAATCGGAAGCCGAAGAGCTCTTTATTACCATCGGTGATATCTCCATTGGGAACGCTCAAAAATTTACCGACGGGCACCCCAACTGCCGAGGTATTTTACTGGATGTTTTTAACGAGGCGCAGCGCAGAAAGGCTGTCGATGACAGCGATTTGGTAATTTCAATGCTTCCGGCACGCTTTCATATTGAAGTGGCGAAAGACTGTATCGAATTCGGGAAACATTTGGTTACGGCTTCTTATGTAAGCGATCAAATGCAATTGCTGGATGTAAAGGCAAAGGCTAAAGGTTTGGTTTTTATGAATGAAATAGGGCTCGATCCTGGAATCGACCATATGAGTGCCATGCAGGTGATTGACCGAATTAGAGCTGAAGGCGGAAAAATGTTATTGTTCGAATCGTTTACCGGTGGACTCATTGCCCCGGAAAGTGACGACAATTTGTGGCATTATAAGTTTACTTGGAACCCCCGAAATGTAATTTTGGCAGGACAAGGAGGCGCAGCCGAATTTATTCAGGAAGGGACGTATAAGTACATTCCGTATCATAGATTATTCCGTAGAACAGAATTCCTGGACGTGGAAGGTCACGGCCGATTTGAAGGGTATGCCAATAGAAATTCATTGAAATACCGAAAAATTTACGGACTTGAAAATATTTTAACCCTGTACAGAGGAACCATCCGTCACCTGGGTTTTAGCAAGGCCTGGAATATGTTTGTGCAACTTGGGATGACAGACGATAGTTATATCATTCCCAATTCTGAAAATCTAACCTACAGAGGATTTGTAAACCTCTTCTTGCCGTATTCTCCAACCGATTCTGTAGAGCTGAAAATGCGTCATAATTTGAAAATTGATCAGGACGATTTGATGTGGGGTAAGCTAGAGGAGTTGGATATTTTTAATGCTGAAAAAAAGATAGGCATCAAAGATGCGACGCCTGCACTGGCGCTTCAACGTATTTTAGAAGACAAATGGACGCTTCAGAAGCATGACAAAGACATGATTGTGATGTATCACAAATTCGGCTACGAACTTAATGGTGAAAAGAAACAAATAGACAGCACGATGGTTATTAAAGGGGATGATCAGGTTCAAACCGCTATGGCCAAGACTGTTGGCTTACCGGTTGCAATAGCTGCGTTAAAAATTCTAAATGAAGAAATTACAACTCCGGGAGTTTTGCTTCCTATTGCCAAAGAAGTCTACGAACCCATTCTAAAAGAATTGGAGTCCTTCGGAATCACCTTCAATGAAAAGCATGTTCCGTATATGGGGTACAACCCCAATAACGTTTCAGGATAA
- a CDS encoding zinc metallopeptidase: MIGYYILAGIIFLVSMYVSNKLKSKFKKYSQTRLQNGMSGKEIAEKMLSDNGITDVQVISVAGQLTDHYNPATKTVNLSEPVYEQRNAAAAAVAAHECGHAVQHATAYSWLKLRSAIVPAVGISSKLSNFVIMAGLILSVSGSLIGNTIFLVGIILFAMTTVFAFITLPVEFDASKRALVWLETNNMVTKEEHAGAKDALKWAARTYVVAALGSLATLLYFISIFLGRR, translated from the coding sequence ATGATTGGATATTATATACTGGCAGGAATTATTTTTTTGGTGAGCATGTACGTAAGCAACAAGCTAAAAAGTAAATTCAAGAAATATTCTCAAACTCGTTTGCAAAACGGAATGAGTGGAAAAGAGATAGCCGAAAAGATGTTAAGCGACAATGGCATTACCGATGTACAGGTAATTTCGGTGGCAGGGCAATTGACAGACCATTACAATCCGGCGACAAAAACCGTAAACCTTAGCGAACCTGTTTACGAACAACGCAACGCGGCAGCAGCTGCAGTAGCGGCTCACGAATGTGGTCACGCGGTGCAACACGCAACAGCCTACAGCTGGTTAAAATTGCGTTCGGCCATTGTTCCGGCAGTTGGAATCTCAAGTAAGCTTTCCAATTTTGTGATCATGGCGGGATTGATTTTATCGGTTTCGGGATCACTTATTGGCAATACTATTTTCCTTGTTGGAATTATACTTTTTGCCATGACAACCGTTTTTGCTTTTATTACGCTTCCGGTTGAATTTGATGCAAGCAAGAGAGCTTTGGTCTGGTTGGAAACCAATAATATGGTGACCAAAGAAGAGCACGCAGGGGCAAAAGATGCCTTAAAATGGGCCGCAAGAACCTATGTGGTGGCAGCTTTGGGCTCTTTGGCGACCTTACTCTACTTTATAAGTATTTTCCTCGGAAGAAGATAA
- a CDS encoding DUF4271 domain-containing protein encodes MKYLYLKIGMQYVERQVVSLDWITLLLVGCVVLLAIAKQMYPKRFQEFVMLPITNKYFLVQGRNDEIQHPFNLLLFVCQVVSVSLFIYLCIKVFNPEIPKNNPWLFVQICTAYFVFVGIKFAIEKIIGSIFSIDALINGYLYQKLSYRNLFAMVFFVGNLVFFYTYQPSQTLLTIFVLTLLVLNCIALFYSYKTNGTIILNNFFYFILYLCALEISPYIILYKALV; translated from the coding sequence TTGAAGTACCTTTACCTTAAAATTGGCATGCAATACGTAGAGCGACAGGTTGTATCATTGGACTGGATTACACTTCTTCTGGTTGGATGCGTGGTGTTGCTTGCCATAGCAAAACAAATGTACCCCAAAAGGTTTCAGGAATTTGTAATGCTGCCTATTACCAATAAATATTTTTTGGTCCAGGGGAGAAATGATGAAATTCAGCATCCTTTTAACCTTCTTCTTTTTGTTTGTCAAGTAGTTTCGGTTAGCCTATTTATCTACTTGTGTATTAAGGTTTTCAATCCGGAAATACCAAAAAACAATCCTTGGCTTTTTGTTCAAATTTGTACAGCGTATTTTGTCTTTGTAGGCATAAAATTCGCCATAGAGAAGATAATTGGCTCTATTTTTTCGATTGATGCCCTAATAAACGGCTATTTATATCAGAAATTAAGCTATAGAAACCTTTTTGCGATGGTTTTTTTTGTAGGAAATCTTGTATTTTTTTACACCTATCAACCCTCGCAAACCCTATTGACAATCTTTGTTTTGACGTTATTAGTGCTTAATTGTATTGCGCTGTTTTACAGCTACAAAACAAACGGTACAATAATTTTAAACAATTTCTTTTATTTTATTTTGTATCTTTGCGCACTTGAAATTTCCCCATATATCATCCTCTATAAAGCGCTGGTATAG
- a CDS encoding ABC transporter permease, whose product MASPFEKYQKRRLISSYFSVVISISLVLFLLGLLGLLVLNTKKVADHFKEKIALTVYLKDSAKEVEITQLKQSLALAEYTKSAEFISKEQAAEEHTATIGENFMEFLGYNPLQNSIDVHLLADYVSPEKLEEITNEIMTKSFVDEVVYDKPLIALLNENVKKISLWILIISGLFTFIAVLLINSSIRLSVYAKRFTIKTMQMVGATKQFIRRPFIWNSVRLGMLGAVLAMIGMGTVLFYLNRSFPELQLLDDQLLLVVLFLFIFLMGFFITWISTFFATQRFLNLRTDELYY is encoded by the coding sequence ATGGCATCTCCTTTCGAAAAATATCAAAAACGCAGACTTATTTCTTCCTATTTTTCGGTAGTAATAAGTATATCTCTTGTGCTTTTTTTATTGGGCTTATTGGGTCTTTTGGTTTTGAACACCAAGAAGGTAGCAGATCATTTCAAAGAAAAAATAGCCCTAACCGTCTATTTAAAGGATAGCGCCAAAGAAGTTGAAATAACACAGCTAAAACAAAGTTTGGCACTGGCCGAGTATACTAAATCTGCCGAATTTATTTCAAAAGAACAGGCCGCCGAAGAGCACACCGCGACCATTGGGGAGAATTTTATGGAGTTTTTGGGGTACAATCCGCTGCAAAACAGCATCGATGTTCACCTTTTGGCAGACTATGTCTCCCCCGAAAAACTCGAAGAAATCACCAACGAGATTATGACCAAAAGCTTTGTGGACGAAGTGGTGTACGACAAACCCCTCATTGCTTTGCTCAACGAAAATGTAAAGAAAATAAGTCTGTGGATATTGATTATAAGCGGCCTTTTCACTTTTATTGCAGTATTGCTGATTAACAGTTCCATTCGTCTTTCGGTATACGCGAAGCGATTTACCATTAAAACCATGCAGATGGTGGGCGCTACCAAACAGTTTATTAGACGCCCTTTTATTTGGAACAGTGTACGCCTTGGCATGCTGGGAGCTGTTTTGGCGATGATTGGAATGGGAACTGTGTTGTTTTACCTCAACAGGAGTTTCCCTGAACTGCAATTACTCGACGATCAATTGTTATTGGTTGTGCTGTTTTTATTTATTTTCCTGATGGGATTTTTTATTACCTGGATCAGTACATTTTTTGCCACACAACGTTTCCTGAACTTGCGAACCGATGAATTGTACTACTAG
- a CDS encoding DUF3098 domain-containing protein, translating into MGEQKRKEEAKKGYFIFERENYKFMLIGIAFIALGFILMTGGGSDDPNVFNPEIYSWRRIRLAPALILIGFGIEVYAILLNPHKKK; encoded by the coding sequence ATGGGAGAGCAAAAACGAAAAGAAGAAGCAAAAAAAGGTTACTTCATTTTTGAAAGAGAAAACTATAAATTCATGCTTATAGGCATTGCATTTATTGCGCTTGGATTTATTTTAATGACAGGGGGTGGTAGTGATGATCCTAACGTTTTCAATCCCGAAATCTACAGCTGGCGACGAATCCGTCTGGCTCCTGCACTCATACTTATTGGTTTTGGTATTGAAGTCTACGCCATTTTACTGAATCCACATAAGAAGAAATAA